The genomic DNA AAGCCACGCTCATCCAGTATTAACTCTGCTTCATCATCAAATATATAATCCGTATTTGGCTTGCGACCTACAGCAACAATTAATTTATCAAACACTTCCCGTTGATCACCTTTTTCATCCTGATAGGTAACCTCTACCTGTTTGCGTTTATTTATCGTTTTTATTTCTGTGCTTAACAATCGAGCATTTAAACGTATATCAAGACCCTGTTTTTTATATGCGCGCAAAGCATCGCGAGCAATTTGTTTATCCGCAATAGGTATAAAAACATCCTGAGCCTCAAGCACCGTTACACTTGCGCCAAGACGACGCCATACACTACCTAACTCCAGTCCGATTATGCCGGCACCTATGACGCCTATTTTTTCAGGTACCGCATCAAACGCTAAAGCACCTGTAGAATCGACAATTAAATCTTCACTTAAAGGCGCATTAACCAGCTCAATTGAACTGGATCCACAAGCGATAACAATAGACTGCGCACTATAAACTGTTTTTTCTGCACCACAGATGACTTCGACTTTTTTATCGGCAAGTAACTTAGCTGTGCCTTCTATAGATTTAATTTTATTAGCTTTAAATAAAGCCGAAATTCCACCCGTTAATTCAGATACTATTTTATTCTTTCTTGCCATCATGGCTTTTAGATCTAACTCAACCGAACCAAGTTTAATCCCATGCTGAGGAAAACTTTTATTCGCCTGTTCAAATAACTCTGACGACTGCAATAATGCTTTTGACGGAATGCAACCCACATTTAAACAGGTGCCACCTAAAGACGATTTACCCTTATCATTAATCCAGTTATCAATACACGCGGTTTTCATACCCAGCTGAGCACAACGAATCGCACTCACATAACCTGCCGGACCTGCACCAATCACAATAACATCATAATTATCTGACATAATTAAACACCTACCAGTATACGAGCAGGATCTTCCAGTACATCTTTTATCGTCACAAGGAACTGCACGGCTTCTGCTCCATCAATAATTCGATGATCGTACGAAAGAGCCAGATACATAACAGGTCTGGCAACAATTTCACCATCTTCAACCATCGCTCTCTGTTGTATTTTATGCATACCTAAAATACCACTTTGTGGTGGATTTATAATCGGTGTTGATAACATAGAACCAAACACACCACCGTTAGTTAAAGAGAAAGTACCTCCAGTCATATCATCTATACTTAGCTGATTATTCCTTGCTTTATCCACCAGTTCAGCAATGCCTGATTCAATTTCAGCGAGACTCATCTGATCTGCATTTCGCAACACCGGAACAACCAGGCCTCTGGGAGATGCCACCGCAACACCAATATCAAAATACCCATGATATACAATATCATTTCCATCAATAGATGCATTAACAGCAGGAAATCGTTTTAGTGCTTCAATTGTCGCCTTTACAAAAAATGACATAAAACCAAGTTTTACATCGTATTTTTTTGCAAACAAATCTTTATATTTATTTCGTAAATCCATCACTGGTTGCATATTCACTTCATTAAACGTAGTGAGTATGGCTGCATTATGTTGCGCGTCCAGCAAGCGCTCTGCAATACGTGAGCGTAAACGTGTCATGGGAACACGTTTTTCTATTCTGTCACCCTGAACACTATCTTCAGATATAGCTTCAATTGACTTTTGTTCAACCACTTCAAACTGAGTCGGTGCATCTCTTCTCGCCAACGTGTCAACTAACGAAACCTGTTGCATAAATGTCTGAACATCTTCCTTTAATACACGTCCGTCTTTACCACTACCCGTGATCACATCAGAATTTAATTTATTTTCTGCAATCATTTTTTTTGCAGATGGTGTAATAATTCTTTCAGGGGTTTCATCTGGTTTATTTTCTTTTGAACTTTCTACGCCAACTTCATTTAACGTTGCAAGTAACTGCCCTGCCATAACAACATCACCTTCTGCCTGATGGTGTTCGGCAACTACACCATCTATCGGTGAAGGCACTTCAAGCACGACTTTATCTGTTTCAAGATCAACCAGAGATTCATCTCTGTTAATTGTTTCTCCAGGCTGTTTACGCCAGGTAACAATAGTTGCATCTGAAACAGACTCTGGTAAACCGGGCACTTTCACTTCAATTGACATTGTTTCATCCTATTTTTATGACTCTATGGGTAAACCCAAAGCCTCTCTTACCAGTTTTTTCTGTTGCTGTGCATGCACTTTTGCAGAACCTACTGCGGGTGCAGCAGAAGGTTCTCGACCAACATATTCAACCATGCATGGGTGATCTAGTTTTGCTGCAAATCGAGGCTCAAAATAATCCCATGCACCCTGATTTTTGGGCTCTTCCTGACACCATATTAACTGTTCTGCATTATTGTACTTATCCAGAACAACGTTAAGATTTTCCGCTGGAAAAGGATATAACTCTTCTATACGAATAATGACAACATGTTTTAAAGCTGACTCACGACGTAGAATCAATAATTCGTAGTAGACTTTTCCACTACACATAATAACCCGCTTCACATCTTCTTCTTTAACTTTATCAATTTCATCTATCACACTACGAAAAGAACCATAACAAATATCATCCAGCGTATTTACCGCCAACTTATGCCGTAACAAACTTTTGGGTGTCATTACAATAAGTGGCTTACGGTATTTCCTTACCATTTGTCGACGCATCATATGAAACATTTGTGCTGGCGTACTAGGCACGCAAACCTGAATATTATTTTGTGCACACAATTGCAAATATCTTTCCAGACGAGCAGATGAATGCTCAGCTCCCTGACCTTCATAACCATGAGGCAACAACATCGTCAAACCACAAAGTCGACCCCACTTTTGCTCACCAGCCACAATAAACTGATCGATAACTACCTGGGCTCCATTAGCAAAATCGCCAAATTGAGCTTCCCATATTACAAGTGTTTCTGGTTCAGCTGTTGCAAAACCATACTCAAATGCCAGCACAGCAACTTCAGAAAGCAGAGAATCTATTACCAGAAAATTTGCCTGATCT from endosymbiont of Galathealinum brachiosum includes the following:
- the lpdA gene encoding dihydrolipoyl dehydrogenase, with product MSDNYDVIVIGAGPAGYVSAIRCAQLGMKTACIDNWINDKGKSSLGGTCLNVGCIPSKALLQSSELFEQANKSFPQHGIKLGSVELDLKAMMARKNKIVSELTGGISALFKANKIKSIEGTAKLLADKKVEVICGAEKTVYSAQSIVIACGSSSIELVNAPLSEDLIVDSTGALAFDAVPEKIGVIGAGIIGLELGSVWRRLGASVTVLEAQDVFIPIADKQIARDALRAYKKQGLDIRLNARLLSTEIKTINKRKQVEVTYQDEKGDQREVFDKLIVAVGRKPNTDYIFDDEAELILDERGFIHVNDQCETSQPGVYAIGDVVRGPMLAHKGSEEGMMVAELIAGKYASINYDLIPAVIYTHPELAWVGKTEQQLNAAGENYKIGVFPFVASGRAKAQGDTSGMVKILSQGETDRILGVHIVGSHASELIAQAVIAMELGASAEDIALTIFAHPSLSEALHEAALAVDNRAIHIMQKK
- a CDS encoding dihydrolipoamide succinyltransferase, with the protein product MSIEVKVPGLPESVSDATIVTWRKQPGETINRDESLVDLETDKVVLEVPSPIDGVVAEHHQAEGDVVMAGQLLATLNEVGVESSKENKPDETPERIITPSAKKMIAENKLNSDVITGSGKDGRVLKEDVQTFMQQVSLVDTLARRDAPTQFEVVEQKSIEAISEDSVQGDRIEKRVPMTRLRSRIAERLLDAQHNAAILTTFNEVNMQPVMDLRNKYKDLFAKKYDVKLGFMSFFVKATIEALKRFPAVNASIDGNDIVYHGYFDIGVAVASPRGLVVPVLRNADQMSLAEIESGIAELVDKARNNQLSIDDMTGGTFSLTNGGVFGSMLSTPIINPPQSGILGMHKIQQRAMVEDGEIVARPVMYLALSYDHRIIDGAEAVQFLVTIKDVLEDPARILVGV